A genomic region of Pseudomonas sp. MPC6 contains the following coding sequences:
- a CDS encoding IS110 family transposase encodes MAMSVSRSVVGVDVAKAEVVVYQADTDLLLAVSNDKPSLTKWLKTLPANSAIAIEATNIYHLDTVELAHAMGHTVYVIDGFRLSNYRKGVGGRAKTDASDARLLARYLKNEEEELRPWSPPPKVYTKLQSLLRRRATLVQARVSLTQSWNDEPLLKAAFKQQIAAMGRLDLLIQKKLLDVVKEAGLLEQVKRCQAVEGVGFLTATALTMAFQRGDFASGDAYIAFLGMDLRVSDSGQMNGRRKLTKKGDSEIRRLLHNAAMAASRSKTWKPFYERYLERGLKTTQVLVILARKLARVAFALMKNQSEYQPNPVFGASPQT; translated from the coding sequence GTGGCAATGAGTGTCTCGCGTTCTGTAGTCGGAGTGGATGTCGCCAAGGCCGAAGTGGTGGTCTATCAGGCCGACACGGATCTGCTGTTGGCCGTGTCAAACGATAAACCGTCTCTTACAAAGTGGCTGAAAACGTTACCTGCAAACAGCGCCATCGCTATTGAAGCCACCAATATCTATCACCTGGATACGGTTGAGCTGGCTCATGCAATGGGACATACCGTCTATGTCATCGACGGCTTCCGTTTGAGTAATTACCGCAAAGGAGTGGGTGGCCGCGCCAAAACAGATGCCAGCGACGCCCGTTTACTGGCGCGTTACTTGAAGAACGAAGAGGAAGAGCTACGTCCTTGGAGCCCGCCGCCGAAGGTCTATACCAAGCTTCAAAGCCTGCTTCGAAGACGAGCGACATTGGTCCAGGCGCGTGTCAGTTTGACTCAAAGCTGGAACGACGAACCGCTGCTGAAAGCGGCATTCAAACAACAGATCGCTGCCATGGGCCGATTGGATTTACTCATCCAGAAGAAGCTGTTGGACGTCGTAAAAGAGGCGGGTCTGCTCGAGCAAGTCAAACGCTGCCAGGCCGTAGAGGGGGTCGGTTTTCTTACCGCCACCGCACTGACGATGGCATTTCAACGCGGCGATTTCGCCAGTGGTGACGCCTATATCGCGTTTCTTGGAATGGATTTGAGAGTCTCTGATTCGGGGCAGATGAACGGACGTCGAAAGCTGACCAAGAAAGGTGACTCAGAGATACGGCGCCTGCTGCATAACGCGGCGATGGCTGCCAGTCGCTCAAAGACCTGGAAGCCGTTTTACGAACGCTATCTGGAGCGGGGATTAAAGACGACTCAAGTGCTGGTCATCCTGGCTCGCAAGCTGGCACGGGTGGCATTCGCCCTGATGAAGAACCAGAGCGAATATCAGCCAAATCCAGTTTTTGGGGCTTCCCCCCAAACATAG